The following is a genomic window from Desulfomonilia bacterium.
TCAAGTGGTTTAATTTAATGTGCCGGTTGAACAAATCCCGGAACAAAACCATTTTATGCTAAGCGCACATACTTTCCCAAAGGGGATTATCAGTAGTATCGCTTACTACAACTGCAGTTTCCCCCTTTTGTGAATCTATACGCACCACAGTTCCGTTCACGGTCAATTGCGACTCTGCAAACTGGGCCGATATTGAGAGACCGAGAATATCGTTTACCCTTGCAGGCTTGATAAGTCTGAATATGCTGACTGATTCAAGACACATGCCTGTCAAGCTTATATCCCTGGTATAGCCTCTTCCGAACAGATTCGAACCTATTTTCACGAGTGCAAGATGCCTGACCTGTTTTCTTTGATGCTTCCTTTTTTCTGTATTGTCCGCTTCAGTTGATTCCATGCATCCCCCATTGTTTGTTGGGCCGTATGAAGCTGTTTGATATATTTATATTATAGCTGAAAACGGTATCAAAACAAGGGCGGAGTTCTATCCGGACATTTATCAGGATTCCTTTCCTTCAGCACTTTTCATCAATGGTCTTGCACCGCAGGGTCTTTTGGAATAGCCTTTTTTAAAACATATCAGGGGCATTGTTTATGCAAATCATCAGGCTGAAAAAGGGGTGCGAAAAAAGGCTTGCAAGAGGCCACAAGTGGGTGTTCAGCAACGAACTCGCCGAACCTCTTAAAACATTCTCACCCGGATGGGCCTGTATTTATTCTTATAAAAATGCCTTTCTAGGGACCGGATACATAAATCCCCACTCCCTTATCGCAATCAGGATGTTTTCAGGAAAGGAGGAAGCCCCTGACAGGGATTTTTTTTCGAGGCGTATAGCTGAAGCTTCAGAAAGGAAGAAAAAGCTGTATCCCGGCAGCAACACCTGCAGGATCATATTCGGTGAATCGGACGGACTTCCAGGCCTTATCATCGACAGGTACGGTGAGGTCTATGTCTGTCAGGCAAATACACGGTGCATGTCCGAGAATCAGGATACAATAAAGGATTGTATCATTGAACTGTTCAGCCCTGTAGCTGTAGTATTCAGAAACGATTCAAGGACGCGTCTTCTTGAAGGGTTGTCTCAGGAAAAGCACATTGCTTACGGGAATCTTCCGGAAAGAGTATCCGTCAGTATGAACGGTCTTGATTTTGATGTCGATGTCTTAAACGGCCAGAAAACAGGCCTTTTCCTTGACCAGAGGGACAACCGGGAGGCGTTGCGCAAATATGTCAGCGGCGGATCGGTTCTTGATTTTTTCTGTTATGACGGCGCCTGGGCGCTTGTAGCGAAATCGGCAGGGGCAAAAAGCGTAACCGGTATCGACAGTTCTCCCTTCGCTCTTGAGCGCGCAAAAAATAATGCATCCGTCAATAACCTCGAATGTGAATTTATAGCGGCAGAAGCCCTTGATGTCCTTAAATCACTAAACCGCAATTCTCAGGACATGATAATCCTCGACCCTCCGGCATTTGCAAAATCAAAAAAAGACCTGCCTGATGCTATGAGGGGATATATTGACATTAACCGCCGTGCGCTTCTTGCCCTTAAGCCTGGCGGAATCCTTGCGAGCTGCTCCTGCTCGTATAACATGAGTGTCGAAGATTTTCACGATGCTATCATAAAAGCTTCATTATCAGCCGGAAAGGAATTAAGACTTCTCGAATCAAGAGGTCAGGCCCTCGACCAT
Proteins encoded in this region:
- a CDS encoding class I SAM-dependent rRNA methyltransferase → MQIIRLKKGCEKRLARGHKWVFSNELAEPLKTFSPGWACIYSYKNAFLGTGYINPHSLIAIRMFSGKEEAPDRDFFSRRIAEASERKKKLYPGSNTCRIIFGESDGLPGLIIDRYGEVYVCQANTRCMSENQDTIKDCIIELFSPVAVVFRNDSRTRLLEGLSQEKHIAYGNLPERVSVSMNGLDFDVDVLNGQKTGLFLDQRDNREALRKYVSGGSVLDFFCYDGAWALVAKSAGAKSVTGIDSSPFALERAKNNASVNNLECEFIAAEALDVLKSLNRNSQDMIILDPPAFAKSKKDLPDAMRGYIDINRRALLALKPGGILASCSCSYNMSVEDFHDAIIKASLSAGKELRLLESRGQALDHPVLLAMPETAYLKCLILQAV
- a CDS encoding PilZ domain-containing protein, producing MESTEADNTEKRKHQRKQVRHLALVKIGSNLFGRGYTRDISLTGMCLESVSIFRLIKPARVNDILGLSISAQFAESQLTVNGTVVRIDSQKGETAVVVSDTTDNPLWESMCA